One stretch of Pigmentiphaga aceris DNA includes these proteins:
- the ligD gene encoding non-homologous end-joining DNA ligase, which yields MPDALQRYRDKRDFSLTSEPQGGRAKKGAPLSFVVQKHAARNLHYDFRLELDGSLKSWAVPKGPSLDPADKRMAVHVEDHPLDYGSFEGTIPPGQYGAGTVIVWDRGTWTPVGDAREGYAAGKLKFALDGEKLRGHWTLVRMRPRAGEKQEAWLLIKEKDDEAKAASAFNVVDALPDSVLNGSTVERPATSAQTGAKKATKKSAKQAAPAATSAAKKPSTKKAAATSQADTPLPAKAVRAEQRAAKAAASADSTRTTTAPSKTKPNTATLPAGATKAKLPLTLSPQLATLVDRAPADTGWIYEMKFDGYRLLARVDADGVRLFTRNGHDWTSKLRRVAAAVKALGLPSGWLDGEIVVPDAHGVPDFQLLQNALDAARGDVIQYYLFDLPFFNGLDLRQSPLSERRALLGKLLEDAPDPRVRFSESFDATPQSLLHSACSLHMEGVIGKRADAHYSTGRSSNWIKLKCTQRQEFVVIGYTDPQGSRLGLGALALGVYDAAGKLHYMGNVGTGFTQDVLKDLKTRLEKLHVDKTPAVNAARNLRVNWVKPTLVAEVSFAGWTRDKKIRQGVYHGLRNDKPAKAIVLEKSATVDADGHVSKQAQADGDVDMTQASTTTRASKTAKKTASETVERPAVKKNTPAESATEKPAAKKSATKQSRSKQAATKQAASADSAVPTTVKITHPDRVVDPSSGITKREVVEYYARASAAILPHLQRRPVSLVRAPDGVGGQQFFQKHDDKLSIPGIKQLNPDFDPDHAPLMEVATLKALLGAAQMNVLEFHTWNATTRSIEKPDRMTFDLDPGDGLAWKHMVEGAQLVRALLNELELTSFLKTSGGKGLHVVVPIKPSLGWDAVKDLSQTIVAHLARTIPARFVAKSGPKNRVGKIFADYLRNGRGATTASAWSARARPGMGISVPLSWDELPELRSSDQWTIRNADERLELPDPWADYDAHRNDVRPAIRALT from the coding sequence ATGCCTGATGCCTTGCAACGCTATCGCGACAAGCGCGATTTTTCGCTGACCAGCGAACCCCAGGGCGGCCGTGCGAAAAAGGGCGCACCGCTGTCATTCGTGGTGCAGAAACACGCGGCGCGCAATTTGCACTATGACTTCCGCCTGGAACTCGATGGCAGCCTGAAAAGCTGGGCCGTGCCCAAAGGCCCCAGCCTGGACCCAGCCGACAAACGCATGGCAGTTCACGTGGAAGATCACCCGCTGGACTACGGCAGTTTTGAAGGCACGATTCCGCCCGGGCAGTACGGTGCGGGCACGGTGATCGTGTGGGACCGGGGCACCTGGACACCCGTCGGTGACGCGCGGGAGGGGTACGCCGCTGGCAAGCTCAAGTTCGCGCTCGACGGTGAAAAACTGCGCGGACACTGGACCCTGGTGCGAATGCGTCCGCGCGCCGGGGAAAAGCAGGAAGCCTGGCTGCTGATCAAGGAAAAGGACGACGAGGCCAAGGCAGCCAGTGCGTTCAATGTGGTCGATGCTTTGCCGGATAGTGTGTTGAATGGGTCGACGGTTGAGAGGCCCGCAACGTCTGCGCAAACCGGCGCAAAGAAGGCAACCAAGAAGTCAGCGAAACAAGCTGCACCTGCCGCGACGAGCGCGGCAAAAAAACCATCAACGAAGAAAGCCGCTGCCACATCACAAGCAGACACACCGCTGCCCGCCAAGGCCGTCCGTGCCGAACAACGCGCAGCGAAGGCGGCTGCCAGTGCCGACAGCACTCGCACGACGACGGCACCATCAAAGACAAAACCCAACACCGCTACCCTGCCCGCTGGCGCGACCAAAGCGAAACTTCCGCTGACCCTGTCACCCCAGCTTGCCACCTTGGTGGACCGTGCACCCGCCGATACCGGCTGGATCTACGAAATGAAGTTCGATGGCTACCGTCTGCTCGCCCGCGTCGATGCAGATGGGGTGCGCCTGTTCACGCGCAATGGGCACGACTGGACCAGCAAGCTACGGCGCGTGGCGGCGGCAGTGAAAGCCTTGGGGTTGCCGTCCGGCTGGCTCGACGGCGAGATCGTGGTCCCCGATGCGCATGGCGTGCCCGACTTCCAACTGCTGCAAAACGCACTCGATGCAGCGCGCGGCGACGTGATCCAGTATTACCTGTTCGACCTGCCTTTCTTCAACGGCCTGGACCTTCGCCAAAGCCCCTTGAGCGAGCGACGCGCCCTGCTTGGCAAGCTACTTGAAGACGCCCCCGACCCGCGCGTGCGATTCAGCGAAAGCTTCGACGCCACGCCCCAAAGCCTGCTGCACAGCGCCTGCTCGCTGCACATGGAAGGCGTGATCGGCAAACGGGCAGACGCGCACTACAGCACCGGGCGCTCAAGCAACTGGATCAAGCTCAAGTGCACGCAGCGTCAGGAATTTGTGGTCATCGGCTACACCGATCCGCAAGGCAGCAGACTTGGCCTGGGTGCCTTGGCGCTGGGGGTCTACGATGCGGCCGGAAAATTGCACTACATGGGCAATGTCGGCACCGGTTTCACGCAGGACGTGTTGAAAGACCTGAAGACACGCCTGGAAAAATTGCACGTCGACAAGACGCCTGCGGTGAATGCGGCGCGCAACCTGCGTGTGAACTGGGTCAAACCCACGCTGGTGGCAGAGGTGTCCTTTGCCGGATGGACGCGTGACAAGAAAATTCGTCAGGGCGTCTATCACGGCCTGCGCAACGACAAACCCGCCAAGGCAATTGTGCTGGAAAAATCGGCCACCGTAGATGCAGACGGCCATGTGAGCAAGCAAGCTCAGGCAGATGGAGACGTGGATATGACCCAGGCATCAACTACCACCCGAGCCAGTAAAACTGCGAAGAAGACAGCCAGCGAGACGGTTGAACGCCCCGCTGTCAAAAAGAACACACCGGCCGAATCTGCCACAGAAAAACCAGCGGCCAAAAAGTCTGCCACGAAGCAATCCCGCTCGAAGCAAGCTGCCACCAAACAAGCAGCCTCCGCCGACAGCGCCGTCCCCACCACCGTCAAGATCACCCACCCCGACCGTGTGGTCGACCCCAGCAGCGGCATCACCAAACGTGAAGTGGTCGAGTACTACGCCCGCGCCTCGGCGGCGATCCTGCCGCACTTGCAGCGTCGCCCGGTATCCCTGGTCCGTGCGCCAGACGGCGTGGGCGGCCAGCAGTTCTTCCAGAAGCACGACGACAAACTCAGCATTCCCGGCATCAAACAGTTGAACCCGGACTTCGACCCCGACCACGCCCCCTTGATGGAAGTCGCTACTCTGAAAGCACTGCTGGGCGCAGCACAGATGAACGTGCTGGAATTCCACACCTGGAACGCCACCACCCGCAGCATCGAAAAACCCGACCGCATGACCTTCGACCTGGACCCGGGCGATGGCCTGGCATGGAAGCACATGGTGGAAGGCGCGCAACTGGTGCGGGCCTTGTTGAACGAGCTGGAACTGACCAGCTTCCTGAAAACCAGTGGCGGCAAGGGCTTGCACGTGGTGGTGCCGATCAAGCCCAGCCTGGGCTGGGATGCGGTCAAAGACCTGTCGCAAACTATCGTTGCTCATTTGGCGCGCACCATTCCCGCACGCTTTGTCGCCAAAAGCGGGCCGAAAAACCGCGTTGGCAAAATCTTTGCCGATTACCTGCGCAACGGTCGTGGTGCCACCACGGCCAGCGCGTGGTCGGCACGGGCACGCCCGGGCATGGGAATCTCTGTACCGCTGTCTTGGGACGAACTTCCCGAACTCCGGTCCAGTGACCAATGGACGATCCGCAACGCAGACGAGCGGCTGGAACTCCCCGACCCATGGGCCGACTACGATGCGCATCGCAATGATGTCCGTCCGGCAATTCGCGCATTGACATGA
- a CDS encoding FadR/GntR family transcriptional regulator yields the protein MPLHAIEPRRLYRQIADQLRQLIEQGEYPVGARMPPERDLASQMGVSRPSLREAMIALEIEGLVEVRTGSGVYVLARDQNLSDGPVTAEGPLEIIRARQTLESELAAQAARNPSAAHLAALHHSLRLMQQEADIGGSSVQGDRLLHLTIAEAADNSVLLRIVTELFDERSNPLFAQLTNYFETPAIWAVAISEHRAIVAAIERRDPAGARQAMHDHLDRSFDRLSANWTQAEGVAASRSSKAPLTSQ from the coding sequence ATGCCACTCCACGCCATCGAACCGCGACGGCTGTACCGACAGATTGCCGACCAGCTTCGGCAACTGATCGAGCAAGGCGAGTATCCGGTCGGCGCACGCATGCCACCGGAACGCGATCTGGCCAGCCAGATGGGCGTGTCCCGGCCGTCCTTGCGCGAAGCCATGATCGCGCTGGAAATCGAAGGGCTGGTCGAAGTGCGTACCGGCTCTGGCGTCTATGTGCTGGCGCGCGATCAGAACCTGTCTGATGGCCCCGTCACCGCCGAAGGCCCCCTGGAAATCATCCGTGCACGCCAGACCCTGGAAAGCGAGCTGGCCGCCCAGGCGGCGCGCAATCCCAGCGCCGCACACCTTGCCGCGCTGCACCACAGCCTGCGCCTGATGCAGCAGGAAGCCGATATCGGCGGTTCATCCGTGCAGGGCGACCGCCTGCTCCACCTGACGATTGCTGAAGCCGCCGACAACTCGGTGCTGCTGCGCATCGTCACCGAGCTGTTCGACGAACGCAGCAATCCGCTTTTTGCGCAGCTGACCAACTACTTCGAGACGCCCGCGATCTGGGCGGTGGCGATTTCCGAGCATCGCGCCATCGTGGCCGCCATCGAGCGGCGCGACCCGGCCGGTGCGCGTCAGGCCATGCACGACCACCTTGACCGTTCCTTCGACCGCCTGAGCGCCAACTGGACGCAGGCCGAAGGCGTGGCAGCTAGTCGCAGCAGCAAGGCCCCATTGACCAGCCAGTGA
- a CDS encoding sialic acid TRAP transporter substrate-binding protein SiaP, producing MKNTLPYRALLAAVALSACTGAFAQTKLKWAHVYETSEPFHTESVWAAEEIKKRTNGRYTADVYPASQLGKENDINQGLTLGTVDMIISGSSFAAKAFPRIGVTYYPYIFRNPEHLIAYTKSDIYKELTAGYNKASGNTILATTYYGTRHTTSNKPITKCDDLKGLKMRVPDVPAYLAMPRACGANTSPIAFAEVYLALQNGTVEAQENPLPTIEAKKFFEVQKNIVLTGHIVDHLNTVVSGALWKKLSDEDKKIFQQVAQEASERAGKIVIAREKELVETFRAKKITVAEVDTNEFRDRVLKTVPFETYGYQKADWEKVQAIK from the coding sequence ATGAAAAACACCCTGCCCTACCGCGCCCTGCTGGCCGCGGTTGCCCTGTCCGCCTGCACCGGCGCATTTGCCCAGACCAAGCTCAAATGGGCCCACGTCTATGAAACCTCGGAACCCTTCCATACCGAATCGGTGTGGGCGGCAGAAGAGATCAAGAAGCGTACCAACGGACGCTATACGGCCGATGTCTATCCGGCGTCCCAGCTGGGCAAGGAAAACGACATCAACCAGGGCCTGACACTGGGCACGGTGGACATGATCATCTCGGGGTCCAGCTTTGCCGCCAAGGCCTTCCCGCGCATCGGGGTCACTTACTACCCCTACATTTTCCGCAACCCGGAACACCTGATCGCCTACACCAAAAGCGACATCTACAAAGAGCTGACCGCCGGCTACAACAAGGCCAGTGGCAACACCATTCTTGCCACGACCTACTACGGCACGCGTCACACGACCTCGAACAAACCCATCACCAAATGCGACGACTTGAAGGGTTTGAAGATGCGTGTTCCCGACGTGCCGGCCTACCTGGCCATGCCGCGCGCCTGCGGAGCGAACACATCACCCATCGCGTTCGCCGAGGTCTATCTGGCCTTGCAGAACGGCACCGTGGAAGCACAGGAAAATCCGCTGCCCACCATCGAAGCCAAGAAGTTCTTCGAAGTGCAGAAGAACATCGTGCTGACCGGACACATCGTCGATCACCTGAACACCGTGGTGTCGGGAGCCTTGTGGAAAAAGCTGTCGGATGAAGACAAGAAGATCTTCCAGCAAGTGGCCCAGGAAGCGTCCGAACGCGCCGGCAAGATCGTGATCGCACGTGAAAAGGAACTGGTCGAAACCTTCCGCGCCAAGAAGATCACTGTGGCCGAAGTCGACACCAACGAGTTCCGCGACCGTGTGCTGAAGACCGTGCCTTTTGAGACCTACGGTTATCAGAAAGCGGACTGGGAAAAAGTCCAGGCCATCAAATAA
- a CDS encoding TRAP transporter small permease: MSVDLPTGAHARPVGAEEDRTDAIIHSFEDSGPQDVDLNGYAVEDWIAMLLFWVMALFVFLQFFTRYVLNDSFAWTEELAVYCLIGVVFIGSSMCVRTNRHIQVDVLYRWLPKSAGRVLSTLVDIARVAFFAYGTVLVWRYVNLVGNEPMTTINWNKSHVYWVVLVAFVLMLLRSLQVAWQHWKQGYSILERPEAYDVV; encoded by the coding sequence ATGTCCGTTGACTTGCCCACCGGGGCACACGCGCGCCCGGTCGGTGCGGAGGAAGACCGCACCGACGCCATCATCCACAGCTTCGAAGACAGCGGGCCGCAAGACGTCGACCTGAACGGCTACGCCGTCGAGGACTGGATTGCCATGCTGCTGTTCTGGGTGATGGCCTTGTTTGTCTTCCTGCAATTCTTCACGCGCTACGTGTTGAACGACTCCTTTGCCTGGACCGAAGAACTCGCCGTGTACTGCCTGATCGGCGTGGTCTTCATCGGCTCGTCGATGTGCGTGCGCACCAATCGCCATATTCAGGTCGATGTGCTGTATCGCTGGTTACCCAAGTCGGCGGGCCGGGTGCTGTCGACCCTGGTGGATATCGCGCGTGTGGCGTTCTTCGCCTACGGCACCGTGCTGGTCTGGCGCTACGTGAACCTGGTGGGCAATGAGCCCATGACCACCATCAACTGGAACAAGAGCCATGTGTACTGGGTGGTGTTGGTCGCCTTTGTGCTGATGCTGCTGCGGTCCTTGCAAGTGGCGTGGCAGCACTGGAAACAGGGCTACTCGATTCTCGAACGCCCTGAAGCCTACGACGTCGTCTAA
- a CDS encoding TRAP transporter large permease, protein MTLLLSSFVILMLLGLPVALAMAGSSLLFLVVSGTIPDVVVAQRMIAGIESFPLLAVPFFILAGNLMNIAGITSRIYNFAIALVGWMRGGLGQVNIMGSVIFSGMSGTAIADAAGLGTIEIKAMKEHGYNTEFAVGVTAASATVGPIFPPSLPFVIYGMMANVSIGALFLAGILPGIVMTLLMMLTVAYIARRNNWGGDVPFNLRRLGQAGIEIMVVLAFPMAIWLMTEVGVSVNVAVGIAFVALIALDWYFDWSAVMALMAPVILIGGMTMGWFTPTEAAVAAVLWALFLGLIRYRSMTFKALAKASFDTLETTASVLFIITAASIFAWLLTTTQAAQAMADAILGFTDNKWVFLFLVNLLILFVGCFIDTIAAITIMVPILLPIALKLGVDPLHLGVIITLNLMIGLLTPPLGMITFVLARIAKISVERTFAAIIPWLIPLFGALILITYIEPLTLWLPRVMGLTR, encoded by the coding sequence ATGACCCTCCTGCTCAGTTCCTTTGTGATTCTGATGCTGCTCGGCCTGCCGGTGGCACTTGCCATGGCCGGCTCGTCGCTGCTGTTCCTGGTGGTGTCGGGCACCATTCCCGACGTGGTGGTCGCGCAGCGCATGATCGCGGGCATCGAATCCTTCCCGCTCTTGGCCGTGCCCTTCTTCATTCTGGCCGGCAACCTGATGAACATTGCCGGCATCACCAGCCGCATCTACAACTTCGCCATCGCCCTGGTGGGCTGGATGCGCGGCGGCCTGGGCCAGGTCAACATCATGGGCTCGGTGATCTTCTCGGGCATGTCGGGCACCGCCATTGCAGATGCGGCCGGCCTGGGCACCATCGAAATCAAGGCCATGAAGGAACACGGCTACAACACCGAATTCGCCGTCGGGGTAACGGCTGCATCGGCCACGGTCGGCCCGATCTTCCCGCCGTCTTTGCCCTTCGTGATCTACGGCATGATGGCCAACGTGTCGATCGGCGCGCTGTTCCTGGCAGGCATTCTGCCCGGCATCGTGATGACGTTGCTGATGATGCTCACGGTTGCCTACATCGCACGTCGCAACAACTGGGGCGGCGACGTGCCCTTCAACCTGCGCCGACTGGGCCAGGCAGGCATCGAGATCATGGTCGTGCTGGCCTTCCCGATGGCGATCTGGCTGATGACCGAGGTGGGGGTGTCGGTGAACGTGGCCGTGGGCATTGCGTTCGTGGCGCTGATCGCACTCGACTGGTATTTCGACTGGTCGGCCGTGATGGCGTTGATGGCACCGGTGATCCTGATCGGCGGCATGACCATGGGCTGGTTCACACCCACTGAAGCCGCCGTGGCGGCCGTGCTGTGGGCGCTGTTCCTGGGTCTGATCCGTTACCGCTCGATGACCTTCAAAGCACTTGCCAAGGCCAGTTTCGACACACTGGAAACCACCGCATCGGTGCTGTTCATCATCACGGCGGCATCGATCTTCGCGTGGCTGCTGACCACCACCCAGGCCGCACAGGCCATGGCCGATGCGATTCTGGGTTTCACCGACAACAAGTGGGTATTCCTGTTCCTGGTGAACCTGCTGATCCTGTTCGTCGGCTGCTTCATCGACACGATTGCCGCCATCACCATCATGGTGCCGATCCTGTTGCCGATCGCGTTGAAGCTGGGCGTAGACCCGCTGCATCTGGGCGTGATCATCACGCTGAACCTGATGATCGGCTTGCTGACACCGCCGCTGGGCATGATCACCTTTGTGTTGGCCCGGATCGCCAAGATATCGGTGGAACGCACCTTCGCCGCCATCATCCCCTGGCTGATCCCGCTGTTCGGCGCGCTGATTCTGATCACCTATATCGAACCGCTGACGCTGTGGTTGCCGCGTGTGATGGGTCTGACCCGATAA
- a CDS encoding UxaA family hydrolase, with protein MSNTPPFIRIHPADNVVIARKQLLGGTHLAGENMVVVGLVPPGHKVATRAIAQGEAVRRYNQIIGVATQDIAAGQHVHTQNLRFSDFERDYQVSQGAQPTEFDPVPATFQGIVRADGRVATRNYIGILTSVNCSATVARAIADHFRRDVRPEALAAYPNVDGVVALTHGAGCAMGSEGEPMQVLRRTLGGYARHANFAALLIVGLGCETNQISGVVADQGLHEGPHLHTYNIQETGGTRKAVERGIALVEGMLADANQVQREPVSASHLTVGLQCGGSDGYSGLSANPALGAAVDRLVRHGGTAILSETPEIYGGEHLLTRRAVSPEVSDKLLARIRWWEDYTTRNQGEMDNNPSAGNKAGGLTTILEKSLGAIAKSGTTNLVDVYEYAEPVVARGLVFMDTPGYDPVSATGQVAGGANLIVFTTGRGSAYGCAPSPSLKLATNSALWARQEDDMDLNCGAIIDGELSIDEMGERIFRHMLATASGEATKSERHGYGQNEFVPWQLGAVM; from the coding sequence ATGAGCAATACCCCACCCTTCATTCGCATCCACCCCGCCGACAACGTGGTGATCGCACGCAAGCAGTTGCTGGGTGGCACGCACCTGGCCGGCGAAAACATGGTCGTTGTCGGCCTGGTGCCCCCGGGCCACAAAGTGGCCACCCGCGCGATTGCTCAGGGCGAAGCAGTGCGTCGCTACAACCAGATCATCGGGGTGGCGACGCAGGACATCGCGGCCGGCCAACACGTGCACACCCAGAACCTGCGCTTCTCGGATTTCGAGCGCGACTATCAGGTGTCGCAAGGCGCACAGCCTACCGAGTTCGACCCGGTGCCCGCCACCTTCCAGGGCATCGTCCGGGCCGATGGGCGGGTTGCCACGCGCAACTACATCGGCATCCTGACCTCGGTGAACTGTTCGGCCACGGTGGCGCGCGCGATTGCCGATCACTTCCGACGCGACGTGCGCCCGGAAGCCCTGGCGGCCTATCCGAATGTAGATGGCGTGGTCGCGCTGACCCACGGCGCAGGCTGTGCGATGGGGTCCGAGGGCGAACCCATGCAGGTGCTGCGACGCACCCTGGGCGGCTACGCCCGGCACGCCAACTTCGCCGCCCTGCTGATCGTGGGTCTAGGCTGTGAAACCAACCAGATCAGCGGTGTGGTGGCCGACCAGGGCCTGCACGAAGGCCCGCATCTGCACACCTACAACATCCAGGAAACCGGGGGCACCCGCAAGGCGGTGGAACGTGGCATTGCCCTGGTCGAAGGCATGCTCGCAGACGCCAACCAGGTGCAGCGCGAACCGGTGTCGGCCAGCCACCTGACAGTGGGTTTGCAATGCGGCGGTTCGGACGGATATTCCGGTCTGTCGGCCAACCCGGCACTGGGCGCGGCAGTAGACCGGCTGGTGCGCCACGGCGGGACGGCCATCTTGTCGGAGACACCGGAAATCTATGGCGGCGAACACCTGCTGACCCGCCGTGCCGTGTCACCTGAAGTTTCCGACAAACTGCTGGCCCGCATTCGCTGGTGGGAGGACTACACCACGCGCAATCAGGGCGAGATGGACAACAACCCCTCGGCCGGCAACAAGGCGGGCGGGCTGACCACCATTCTGGAGAAGTCGCTGGGTGCCATCGCCAAGAGCGGCACCACCAACCTGGTAGACGTCTACGAATACGCAGAACCCGTCGTGGCGCGTGGCCTGGTGTTCATGGACACCCCGGGCTACGACCCGGTGTCTGCCACCGGGCAGGTGGCAGGCGGAGCCAACCTGATCGTGTTCACCACCGGCCGTGGCTCGGCCTACGGCTGTGCCCCGTCGCCCTCGCTCAAGCTCGCCACCAACAGTGCCTTGTGGGCGCGGCAAGAGGACGACATGGACCTGAACTGCGGCGCGATCATCGACGGTGAACTCAGCATCGACGAAATGGGCGAACGCATTTTCCGGCACATGCTGGCGACGGCATCCGGTGAAGCCACCAAGAGCGAACGCCACGGTTACGGACAGAACGAGTTTGTGCCCTGGCAGTTGGGTGCGGTGATGTGA
- a CDS encoding mannitol dehydrogenase family protein: MQRLSPETLSTLPDHVKRPGYDRSQLKAGIVHLGIGAFHRGHQAVVNDAAMASSGDLRWGIVGVSLRSPDTRDALQAQSGLYTVSVLDVDEEGAPAEHLQVVGGLLKVLVASEDITAVLEQIAHEDTRIVSLTVTEKGYNREPATGALRTGDAEIVHDLAHANAPRSALGVIVRSLDLRRQRGLPPVTLLSCDNLPSNGDTLRGLVLALAEQIDPALASWISAQCSFPNAMVDRIVPRTTDADRARISEALGVEDAWPVVGESFLEWVVEDHFVAGRPDWHLGGARFVESAEPFERLKLRFVNAPQSTLAYLGASSGIETNNKVIAHAPFRRFVDRMMREEIAPTLGTIPGVDLDGFRARLLARVANPALPHRTQQVAMDGTQKIPQRLLGTIADRLRANQPITCLSLAVAAWIHYLRGGDAGVTGYSINDPLAAELAQRIADGDRQAAELSNPADAERCRVAVFTAYTALFGDLGRAPRFIDAVARHTRTLRELGVDETVSSLMTEQE, translated from the coding sequence ATGCAACGCCTGTCTCCCGAGACCCTGTCCACCCTGCCCGACCACGTCAAACGCCCGGGCTACGACCGCAGCCAGTTGAAGGCCGGCATCGTGCACCTGGGCATTGGCGCATTCCATCGCGGTCATCAGGCGGTGGTCAACGACGCGGCCATGGCAAGCAGCGGTGACTTGCGATGGGGCATCGTGGGCGTGTCCTTGCGCAGCCCCGACACCCGCGATGCACTACAAGCACAATCCGGTCTGTACACGGTGTCGGTGCTGGATGTGGACGAAGAAGGTGCGCCGGCCGAACACCTGCAAGTGGTGGGCGGCCTGTTGAAAGTGTTGGTGGCATCGGAAGACATCACCGCGGTGCTGGAACAGATCGCGCACGAAGACACCCGCATCGTCAGCCTGACCGTGACCGAGAAGGGCTACAACCGCGAACCTGCAACCGGCGCACTGCGCACAGGCGATGCCGAGATCGTGCACGACCTGGCCCATGCCAATGCGCCGCGCAGCGCGCTGGGCGTCATCGTGCGCAGCCTGGACCTGCGCCGCCAGCGTGGTCTGCCGCCCGTGACCTTGCTGTCCTGCGACAACCTGCCCTCCAACGGTGACACCTTGCGCGGTCTGGTGCTGGCACTGGCCGAGCAGATCGACCCGGCGCTTGCCAGCTGGATCAGCGCACAGTGCAGCTTCCCGAACGCGATGGTCGATCGCATCGTGCCCCGCACCACCGATGCCGACCGTGCCCGTATCTCGGAGGCGCTCGGCGTGGAAGACGCATGGCCGGTGGTTGGCGAATCCTTTCTGGAATGGGTGGTGGAAGACCACTTCGTCGCCGGGCGGCCCGACTGGCACCTGGGCGGCGCGCGCTTTGTCGAATCGGCCGAACCCTTCGAGCGACTGAAACTGCGCTTCGTGAACGCACCGCAATCCACCCTGGCATACCTGGGTGCCTCGTCAGGCATCGAGACCAACAACAAGGTGATTGCGCACGCCCCGTTCCGCCGTTTTGTCGACCGCATGATGCGCGAGGAAATCGCCCCCACCCTGGGTACGATTCCGGGTGTGGATCTGGATGGATTCCGTGCCCGCTTGCTGGCACGTGTGGCCAATCCGGCCTTGCCGCATCGCACGCAGCAAGTGGCCATGGACGGCACGCAGAAGATTCCGCAACGCCTGCTGGGCACCATCGCCGACCGGCTGCGCGCCAACCAGCCGATCACCTGCCTGAGCCTGGCCGTGGCGGCGTGGATTCATTATCTGCGTGGTGGTGATGCTGGGGTGACGGGGTATTCGATCAACGACCCGCTGGCTGCCGAGCTGGCGCAGCGCATTGCCGACGGCGATCGCCAAGCCGCCGAGCTGAGCAACCCGGCCGACGCAGAGCGTTGCCGGGTGGCGGTGTTCACCGCCTACACCGCCCTGTTCGGTGACCTGGGTCGCGCGCCGCGTTTCATCGACGCCGTGGCACGCCACACCCGCACGCTGCGCGAACTGGGCGTGGACGAAACCGTGTCATCGTTGATGACGGAACAGGAATAG
- a CDS encoding Ldh family oxidoreductase, protein MSLQPVAADALPYAAESLRNWGAACLRALNVPDEAADEVARSLVQTSLRGIDSHGIARLPHYLDRIAHGSIRPQPAITTTRSGPSTAQVHGDQGLGIVVSHHANREAITIAREQGVAAVGVSDSSHCGAVGLYSREAARQGMIGIAFTHSDKIAAPHGGYQAFLGTNPISIAFPRGDGEPVCLDMATTSIPWNQVMNARREGQPLPDGVAVDATGDVTTDAQQTRALSPLGGQRYGHKGYALALMIELLCGPLNGNPYGPQIGPMYEELTRPRHIGAFFIVIDPQRFAGGATLAATIEHLATALLAEPGSPKMPGDPEIEVAAERTLAGIPIEPVLRAQIAAWSERLGVVVPVGLG, encoded by the coding sequence ATGAGTCTTCAGCCCGTCGCGGCCGATGCCCTGCCCTATGCCGCCGAGTCCCTGCGCAACTGGGGTGCGGCCTGCCTGCGTGCCCTGAATGTGCCGGACGAGGCTGCCGACGAAGTCGCCCGCAGCCTGGTGCAGACCAGCCTGCGCGGCATCGATTCGCACGGCATTGCACGCTTGCCGCACTACCTGGACCGCATCGCCCACGGCTCGATCCGCCCGCAACCCGCAATCACCACCACACGAAGCGGCCCGTCCACCGCCCAGGTCCACGGTGACCAGGGCCTGGGCATTGTCGTGTCGCACCACGCCAATCGCGAAGCCATCACCATTGCGCGCGAGCAAGGCGTGGCCGCCGTGGGCGTCAGTGACTCATCCCATTGCGGTGCAGTCGGGCTGTATTCACGCGAAGCCGCCCGACAGGGAATGATCGGTATCGCCTTCACCCACTCGGACAAGATCGCCGCGCCACATGGCGGCTACCAGGCGTTTCTGGGCACCAACCCGATCTCGATCGCGTTTCCGCGCGGCGACGGCGAGCCGGTATGCCTGGACATGGCGACCACCTCGATCCCGTGGAACCAGGTGATGAATGCACGGCGCGAAGGGCAACCCCTGCCCGACGGCGTGGCGGTCGATGCCACGGGCGATGTCACCACTGATGCCCAACAGACCCGTGCGCTCAGCCCGCTGGGCGGTCAGCGTTACGGGCACAAGGGCTATGCACTGGCGCTGATGATCGAACTGCTGTGCGGGCCGCTCAATGGCAATCCATATGGTCCGCAGATCGGCCCGATGTACGAGGAACTGACCCGCCCGCGTCATATCGGAGCGTTTTTCATCGTCATCGACCCGCAGCGTTTCGCCGGCGGTGCCACCTTGGCGGCGACCATCGAACACCTGGCAACAGCGCTGCTGGCCGAGCCGGGATCACCAAAGATGCCAGGTGACCCGGAAATAGAAGTGGCGGCCGAACGCACGCTGGCAGGCATTCCGATCGAGCCTGTTTTGCGGGCGCAGATTGCCGCGTGGAGCGAACGGTTGGGGGTGGTGGTGCCGGTGGGGCTGGGCTGA